In one Kitasatospora cineracea genomic region, the following are encoded:
- a CDS encoding GNAT family N-acetyltransferase — translation MDIRLTTEQDLDLFVETMHAAFGMFVDPPGEGGTGVWWSAFEPERGLLAHDADGRPVGTAGAYTLELTLPGGRIVPVSGVTAVGVLPSHRRRGVLTALMRRQLAGLRERGEVLAVLLASESVIYRRFGYGPATSTQNYAVPRQRAALAPLRAGDADPGTVELLHRDKAVELLERVYDEYRRLRPGSVSRPHRWWERGAGQPPIAPKPRYVALHRDAAGRPDGYASYHVDDDRTLRVDETIAVTDAAYTALARYLLGHDLVQRVVFRHVPPDHPLPWLLADHGAGQPEKYTDWLWARVLDVPGALTSRGWSADGELVLDVDDPFLGEHHRHLLTVRGGEAACVPTDREPDLSLDVSDLGTILLGGTAPSTLARAGHLRLHHPDAAARADALFRAERAPHCLHWF, via the coding sequence ATCGACATCCGGCTTACCACCGAGCAGGACCTCGACCTGTTCGTCGAGACCATGCACGCCGCGTTCGGGATGTTCGTCGACCCGCCCGGCGAGGGCGGCACCGGCGTCTGGTGGTCGGCCTTCGAGCCGGAGCGCGGCCTGCTCGCCCACGACGCGGACGGCCGGCCGGTCGGCACCGCCGGGGCGTACACCCTCGAACTCACCCTGCCCGGCGGGCGGATCGTCCCGGTCTCCGGGGTGACGGCCGTCGGCGTGCTGCCCTCGCATCGGCGGCGGGGCGTGCTCACCGCGCTGATGCGCCGCCAGCTCGCCGGACTGCGCGAGCGCGGCGAGGTGCTGGCGGTGCTGCTCGCCTCCGAGTCGGTGATCTACCGCCGCTTCGGCTACGGGCCCGCCACCTCCACCCAGAACTACGCCGTGCCCCGGCAGCGCGCCGCGCTCGCCCCGCTCCGGGCCGGGGACGCCGACCCGGGGACGGTCGAACTGCTGCACCGCGACAAGGCGGTGGAGCTGCTGGAGCGGGTCTACGACGAGTACCGGCGGCTGCGCCCCGGCTCGGTCTCCCGCCCGCACCGCTGGTGGGAGCGCGGCGCCGGCCAGCCCCCGATCGCCCCCAAGCCCCGCTACGTCGCCCTGCACCGGGACGCCGCCGGCCGGCCCGACGGCTACGCCAGCTACCACGTCGACGACGACCGCACGCTGCGGGTCGACGAGACCATCGCCGTCACCGACGCCGCGTACACCGCGCTCGCCCGCTACCTGCTCGGCCACGACCTGGTCCAGCGGGTGGTGTTCCGGCACGTCCCGCCGGACCACCCGCTGCCCTGGCTGCTCGCCGACCACGGCGCCGGCCAGCCCGAGAAGTACACCGACTGGCTCTGGGCCCGGGTGCTGGACGTCCCCGGCGCGCTCACCTCCCGCGGCTGGAGCGCCGACGGGGAACTCGTCCTGGACGTCGACGACCCGTTCCTCGGCGAGCACCACCGCCACCTGCTGACCGTCCGCGGCGGCGAGGCCGCGTGCGTGCCCACCGACCGCGAACCCGACCTCTCGCTCGACGTCAGCGACCTCGGCACGATCCTGCTCGGCGGCACCGCCCCCAGCACCCTGGCCCGGGCCGGCCACCTCCGCCTCCACCACCCCGACGCCGCCGCCCGCGCAGACGCCCTGTTCCGCGCCGAGCGCGCCCCGCACTGCCTGCACTGGTTCTGA
- a CDS encoding HD domain-containing protein, giving the protein MDEDLELLPLPDEAVALLTGAGAPPRLVAHLRLVHDVAARLADWTAERCPKLAVDRSAVLFGAATHDIGKAVHRSELSGPGSAHEPAGRELLLAAGVAPQLARFAAGHADWGPSSTAEDLLVALADKVWKDKRVPELEDLLVGALARAGGGERWAWFLALDELLTALGADAGPRLAYQARHPL; this is encoded by the coding sequence ATGGACGAGGACCTGGAACTGCTCCCGCTGCCGGACGAGGCGGTCGCGCTGCTGACCGGGGCGGGGGCGCCGCCCCGGCTGGTGGCGCACCTGCGGCTGGTGCACGACGTGGCGGCGCGGCTGGCGGACTGGACGGCGGAGCGCTGCCCGAAGCTGGCGGTGGACCGGTCGGCGGTGCTGTTCGGGGCGGCCACCCACGACATCGGCAAGGCGGTGCACCGCTCCGAGCTGTCCGGCCCGGGCTCGGCGCACGAGCCGGCCGGCCGGGAGCTGCTGCTGGCGGCGGGGGTGGCCCCGCAGCTGGCCCGGTTCGCGGCCGGGCACGCCGACTGGGGCCCGTCCTCCACCGCCGAGGACCTGCTGGTCGCGCTGGCCGACAAGGTGTGGAAGGACAAGCGCGTCCCGGAGCTGGAGGACCTGTTGGTCGGGGCCCTGGCCCGGGCGGGCGGCGGCGAGCGCTGGGCCTGGTTCCTGGCCCTGGACGAACTGCTCACCGCCCTCGGCGCGGACGCCGGCCCGCGCCTGGCGTACCAGGCGCGCCACCCGCTCTAG
- a CDS encoding MBL fold metallo-hydrolase, with product MTASLPEESAHGHRAGAAPAFRPLEVEVFTGPESAFFATSSLIMGERTAILVDAQLTRSAGRELAEWIAGKGRELLAIVVSHQHPDHYFGAEEVLRLFPAAQLLAAPSVVEGIGQTAAAKVAQWKPVYGDDIPDQPLLPGLLMPQPLMIDGQLIRILQLGQGDSAGSTVAHLPSIRTVVAGDFVYNGTHVWTADTDPDARGQWSHNLGRIADLGVDRVIAGHRAPGTDDAAHRVLAFTAGYLRDFDEALHDHPDDAEALAAAMNERYGGLTLPAILEHGAAANVARRRAADRDTRGVRGDGADDDEVVDAEIVDGEQ from the coding sequence GTGACCGCGTCACTGCCCGAGGAGAGCGCCCACGGCCACCGGGCGGGCGCCGCGCCGGCCTTCCGCCCGTTGGAGGTCGAGGTCTTCACCGGGCCGGAGAGCGCGTTCTTCGCCACCTCCAGCCTGATCATGGGCGAGCGCACGGCGATCCTGGTCGACGCCCAGTTGACCCGCAGCGCCGGGCGCGAGCTCGCCGAGTGGATCGCCGGCAAGGGCCGCGAGCTGCTGGCGATCGTGGTCAGCCACCAGCACCCCGACCACTACTTCGGCGCGGAGGAGGTGCTGCGGCTGTTCCCGGCCGCGCAACTGCTGGCCGCGCCCTCGGTGGTGGAGGGCATCGGGCAGACCGCGGCGGCGAAGGTCGCGCAGTGGAAGCCGGTGTACGGCGACGACATCCCGGACCAGCCGCTGCTGCCCGGGCTGCTGATGCCGCAGCCGCTGATGATCGACGGCCAGCTGATCCGGATCCTGCAGCTCGGCCAGGGCGACAGCGCGGGCTCCACCGTCGCCCACCTGCCGAGCATCCGCACCGTGGTCGCGGGCGACTTCGTCTACAACGGCACCCACGTCTGGACCGCCGACACCGACCCGGACGCCCGCGGCCAGTGGTCGCACAACCTGGGCCGGATCGCCGACCTCGGCGTCGACCGGGTGATCGCCGGGCACCGCGCCCCCGGCACGGACGACGCCGCGCACCGGGTGCTCGCCTTCACCGCCGGCTACCTGCGCGACTTCGACGAGGCGCTGCACGACCACCCCGACGACGCGGAGGCGCTGGCCGCCGCGATGAACGAGCGCTACGGCGGCCTGACCCTGCCGGCCATCCTGGAGCACGGCGCGGCCGCGAACGTCGCCCGCCGCCGGGCGGCGGACCGGGACACCCGGGGCGTGCGGGGCGACGGGGCCGACGACGACGAGGTGGTCGACGCGGAGATCGTCGACGGCGAGCAGTGA
- a CDS encoding molybdopterin molybdotransferase MoeA translates to MNRAPVGPADEVRVTSAGATLRGCPWPAARRAARTAVPRPLPVERVELAAAAGRTLAEPLAALTDLPAFDTSAMDGWAVAGPGPWRLSGRVLAGQACLPLADGAAVEIATGAQLPPGATGVLRREHGVLTELPDGAAQLRGEVVPGQDVRPRGQECGRGEELLPAGLPVTPAVLGLAAAAGHDRLAVHRRPTVELLVLGDELLVAGLPGPGRVRDALGPLLPPWLAGAGAELLGSRYVRDDFGLLRDAIRRSPADLVLTTGGTAAGPVDFLHAALEATGGHPLVDGVAVRPGHPMLLAALPGGRHLVGLPGNPLAAVAGTVTLALPLLHALSGRTAPAAGPAEPLAAALPGHPVDTRLHPVRRSAAGLAPLPHDGPAMLRGLARAEALAVVPPGGLAAGEYAEVLALPLS, encoded by the coding sequence ATGAACCGGGCGCCGGTCGGTCCGGCCGACGAGGTCCGGGTGACCTCCGCGGGGGCCACCCTGCGCGGCTGCCCGTGGCCGGCGGCCCGGCGGGCGGCGCGGACGGCGGTGCCGCGGCCGCTGCCGGTGGAGCGGGTGGAGCTGGCGGCGGCGGCGGGGCGGACGCTGGCCGAGCCGCTGGCGGCGCTCACCGACCTGCCGGCCTTCGACACCTCGGCGATGGACGGCTGGGCGGTGGCCGGTCCGGGACCGTGGCGGCTGTCCGGCCGGGTGCTGGCGGGACAGGCGTGCCTGCCGCTGGCGGACGGCGCGGCGGTGGAGATCGCCACCGGTGCCCAACTGCCGCCCGGCGCCACCGGGGTGCTCCGGCGCGAGCACGGGGTGCTCACCGAACTGCCGGACGGCGCGGCCCAGTTGCGCGGCGAGGTGGTGCCCGGGCAGGACGTCCGGCCGCGCGGGCAGGAGTGCGGCAGGGGCGAGGAGCTGCTGCCCGCGGGGCTGCCGGTGACGCCGGCCGTGCTCGGGCTGGCCGCCGCGGCCGGGCACGACCGGTTGGCGGTGCACCGCCGCCCGACCGTGGAACTGCTGGTGCTGGGCGACGAGTTGCTGGTGGCGGGCCTGCCCGGCCCGGGGCGGGTGCGGGACGCGCTGGGCCCGCTGCTGCCGCCCTGGCTGGCCGGGGCGGGGGCCGAACTGCTGGGCAGCCGCTACGTCCGGGACGACTTCGGGCTGCTGCGGGACGCGATCCGGCGCTCGCCCGCGGACCTGGTGCTCACCACCGGCGGCACCGCCGCCGGGCCGGTGGACTTCCTGCACGCCGCGCTGGAGGCCACCGGCGGGCACCCGCTGGTGGACGGGGTGGCGGTGCGGCCCGGGCACCCGATGCTGCTGGCGGCGCTGCCCGGCGGCCGCCACCTGGTGGGCCTGCCCGGCAATCCGCTGGCCGCGGTGGCCGGTACCGTCACGCTGGCGCTGCCGCTGCTGCACGCGCTGTCCGGCCGGACCGCACCGGCCGCCGGTCCGGCCGAGCCGCTGGCCGCCGCGCTGCCCGGCCACCCGGTCGACACCCGGCTGCACCCGGTGCGCCGGAGCGCCGCCGGGCTGGCCCCGCTGCCGCACGACGGCCCGGCGATGCTGCGCGGCCTGGCCCGGGCCGAGGCGCTGGCGGTCGTCCCGCCCGGTGGCCTGGCGGCGGGGGAGTACGCGGAGGTGCTGGCGCTGCCGCTGTCCTGA
- a CDS encoding potassium channel family protein, whose amino-acid sequence MTLSRFRDAGTDTTDPTRRIALPSRPTRPPTLQVARRLLLALGVLVATTLIVYADRAGYHDSADPSVSLLDSAYYATVTLSTTGYGDITPVSDSARLVNIFVITPLRVLFLIILVGTTLEVLTERTRLQWRIERWRHTVRDHTVVIGYGTKGRSAVDTLLGQGVPKESIVVVDPQAKAVDQATHDGLVGVLGDATRAATLIRAELPRAAQVVVAPERDDTAALITLTARQLNKGATVVAAVREDENAPLLRQSGADVVVTSSSSAGRLLGMSMLSPNAGAVMEDLLTYGNGLDVTERPVTKAEAGLSPRELDDLVVAVVRGRRVLNYTEPEAAVLQLTDRLIVIKPGTPVTH is encoded by the coding sequence CTGACGCTCAGTCGCTTCCGGGACGCGGGCACCGACACCACCGACCCCACCCGCCGGATCGCCCTGCCGTCCCGGCCGACCCGGCCGCCGACCCTCCAGGTGGCCCGCCGGCTGCTGCTCGCGCTGGGCGTGCTGGTGGCCACCACGCTGATCGTGTACGCGGACCGCGCGGGCTACCACGACAGCGCGGACCCCTCGGTCAGCCTCCTCGACTCGGCGTACTACGCCACCGTCACCCTCTCCACCACCGGGTACGGCGACATCACCCCGGTGAGCGACAGCGCGCGACTGGTGAACATCTTCGTGATCACCCCGCTGCGCGTGCTCTTCCTCATCATCCTGGTCGGCACGACTCTCGAAGTGCTCACCGAACGCACCCGCCTGCAGTGGCGGATCGAACGCTGGAGGCACACCGTGCGGGACCACACCGTCGTCATCGGCTACGGCACCAAGGGCCGCAGCGCCGTGGACACCCTGCTCGGGCAGGGCGTCCCGAAGGAGTCCATCGTGGTGGTCGACCCGCAGGCCAAGGCCGTCGACCAGGCCACCCACGACGGGCTGGTCGGCGTGCTCGGCGACGCCACCCGGGCCGCCACCCTGATCCGGGCCGAACTGCCGCGCGCCGCCCAGGTGGTGGTCGCCCCCGAGCGCGACGACACCGCCGCCCTGATCACCCTGACGGCCCGTCAGCTGAACAAGGGCGCCACCGTGGTCGCCGCCGTCCGCGAGGACGAGAACGCCCCGCTGCTGCGGCAGAGCGGCGCGGACGTGGTGGTCACCTCCTCCAGCTCCGCGGGCCGGCTGCTGGGCATGTCGATGCTCAGCCCGAACGCGGGCGCGGTGATGGAGGACCTACTGACCTACGGCAACGGCCTGGACGTCACCGAGCGCCCGGTCACCAAGGCCGAGGCCGGGCTCAGCCCGCGCGAGCTGGACGACCTGGTGGTGGCGGTGGTCCGCGGCCGCCGGGTGCTCAACTACACCGAGCCGGAGGCCGCCGTGCTGCAGCTCACCGACCGCCTGATCGTCATCAAGCCGGGCACCCCGGTCACCCACTGA
- a CDS encoding NAD(P)H-quinone oxidoreductase, translating into MHAMTLPEFGGPEALRWADVPDPVPGEGEVLVEVAATAVNRADLLQRQGHYSPKPGVSPYPGLECSGRIAALGPGVSGWAVGDEVCALLAGGGYAEKVAVPFGQLLPVPEGVDLVTAAGLPEVAATVWSNVFLVAHLRPGETLLVHGGASGIGTMAIQLGKAVGARVAVTAGSAQKLARCAELGADILVDYREQDFVEVVREATGGAGADVILDIMGAKYLQRNVDALAVNGRLVVIGLQGGTKAEVDLSAMLAKRAALVATNLRGRPLGEKAAIVAAVREHVWPLIEAGAVRPVVDRVLPVTEAAEAHRVIESGAQVGKVLLEVPGAAR; encoded by the coding sequence ATGCATGCAATGACTCTTCCTGAGTTCGGCGGGCCGGAAGCGCTGCGCTGGGCCGACGTGCCGGATCCCGTGCCCGGTGAGGGCGAAGTCCTGGTCGAGGTGGCGGCCACCGCCGTCAACCGGGCCGACCTCCTGCAGCGCCAGGGCCACTACAGCCCGAAGCCCGGGGTCTCCCCCTACCCGGGGCTGGAGTGCTCGGGGCGGATCGCCGCCCTCGGCCCCGGGGTGTCCGGCTGGGCGGTCGGCGACGAGGTCTGCGCGCTGCTGGCCGGCGGCGGGTACGCGGAGAAGGTCGCGGTCCCGTTCGGGCAGCTGCTGCCGGTTCCCGAGGGCGTCGACCTGGTGACGGCGGCGGGCCTGCCGGAGGTGGCCGCCACGGTGTGGTCGAACGTGTTCCTGGTCGCCCACCTCCGGCCCGGCGAGACCCTGCTGGTGCACGGCGGGGCCAGCGGCATCGGGACGATGGCGATCCAACTGGGCAAGGCGGTCGGCGCCCGGGTCGCGGTGACGGCCGGCAGCGCGCAGAAGCTGGCCCGCTGCGCCGAGCTGGGCGCGGACATCCTGGTCGACTACCGCGAGCAGGACTTCGTCGAGGTGGTCCGGGAGGCCACCGGCGGCGCCGGGGCCGACGTGATCCTGGACATCATGGGCGCCAAGTACCTGCAGCGGAACGTGGACGCCCTGGCGGTCAACGGCCGCCTGGTGGTGATCGGACTGCAGGGCGGGACCAAGGCCGAGGTCGACCTCTCCGCCATGCTGGCCAAGCGGGCCGCGCTGGTCGCCACCAACCTGCGCGGACGCCCGCTCGGGGAGAAGGCCGCCATCGTCGCCGCCGTCCGGGAGCACGTCTGGCCGCTGATCGAGGCGGGCGCCGTCCGCCCGGTGGTCGACCGGGTCCTGCCGGTCACCGAGGCCGCCGAGGCGCACCGGGTGATCGAGTCCGGCGCCCAGGTCGGCAAGGTGCTCCTGGAGGTGCCCGGAGCCGCCCGCTGA